The Natranaerobius trueperi DNA window CTTCTTCAAGCTGTACAGGTGCTTTACACTTCTTAGCGTGCTCTATAAGTTGTGAGAAGTCTTTTTCTCCACCTTCTTTTCTATCAGGAATATGAGTTACATCATCAAAACCAACTACTCCTGTAGTGTAAAAAGAATTAAATAGCTGAAGTCGGGATGATTTAATTTACAAAAATCACCGAATGTGATATCTTTATATTATGAAACTTTATAAAGAAAATTTTATAATGAATTATAATACCGTCGGGGGAGCCCTAAAGGGCTGAGAGGGTTAAAACACCGACCCCAGAACCTGAACTGGTTAGTGCCAGCGAAGGGAGAACGGTTGCCGTAGGCTTAGTTTTATTCATGGTGTTGTATACGGCTCCCGGTCTTCCCGGGAGTTTTTTTATTATCATGATTTAATCATGCGAGGTGACTACGATGTTACAGAATAATGTCCGTAAAATACTTTGATGGCTTTGTTGATAGCTATTGAACCTTTACTTCTCATTTGATATAATTTCCAGCTGGTTTCGCTAAAGCTTATCCCATGCAACATACCATTAATGTAATGGCCGGTATTTTTTTAGGTCCAGGTCCAGCAGTTCTGACTGCTTTTTTAGTGGGTTTATTACGTAACATTTTGGGTATCGGAACTTTACTTGCTTTCCCGGGTGGTATGGCAGGGGCCTTACTTGCAGGAATAGGCTTTAAAATAGCCCGGCAACGCCCTTACGGGGCGTTTATCGGAGAAGTATTCGGCACTTCTATTATTGGCGCCTTGCTATCTGTTCTTATTGCCAGATTTGTCTTAGGCCATGAGGCTGTAATATACTTCTATGTTCCACCCTTTGCCGTGAGTGCCATTGTTGGCGCTTTCATAGGAATAGGGTTGAGTGTAGTCTTAGAGAGGGTTCCGGGGAGGCAGATCTATTTCCATGACTGATCATCTATAATAACTAATACAAAAAAGAGGGTGATTTTATGTCTAAAACTAAAGTTGTTATGAGCATAGCAGGCTCTGATTCTGGAGGTGGTGCTGGAATACAAGCTGACTTAAAAACATTTCAATCTCTAGGGGTATTTGGGACTACTGTGATAACAGGTGTGACTGCCCAGAACACTGTAGGAGTTCAAAACGCTGTTCACATTGAACCTAGCTTAGTGGCAGCTCAGTTTGAGTCAGTAGCGAAGGATATGGAGATTTCTGCAGTAAAGACGGGAATGCTTTCAAATGCTCAAATAGTTGAAACAGTTTCCGATAACATTGCTTCCTTTCCAACAAAACCGTGGATTGTGATTGACCCTGTTTTGGCAGCCACAAGCGTTGACTTACTACTAGAAAGGCAAGCAGTATCAATTTTGCTAGAGAAACTTATTCCTATCTCGGATATCATCACTCCTAATATTCCCGAAGCAGAGATATTGACTGACATCAAAATTGAACATTCAAAAGATTTACAAAAAGTCGCTTATAAGTTGATGGAAACGGGAGCAAAATCCGTATTAATCAAGGGTGGACACTCAAGTGGGAAAGCTACTGACCACTTTTTTTGGAAGGATGAATATCACACATTTTCAGCTGAAAGAGTGGGTATAGGTAGTCTTCATGGAACGGGTTGTACCTTGGGTTCAGCTATATGTGCATATTTGAGTAAAACAAATGATTTATTAACTAGCATAAGATTCGCTAAAAAATACGTTACACAAGCTATTAATAATAGTTTTATAATTGGTGAAGGTTCAAAGGTACTCTTGCAGTCATTACAAAGTAATAATTGCTAGAAGGGGAGGTATCTAATGCATGAGTTCATTCAAATCTAATTTTAAATTAGGGGATTATCTAACACTTGTTAGACAAGAAAATCCTTTAGTCCACGCTATTACTAATCATGTCACAATAAATGATTGCGCTAATATTACATTGGCTGCCGGTGCTTCACCGGCCATGTGTGAGAGTAAAGAAGAAGTATCTGATTTTGTACCCTTCGCCAAAGCACTTTATATAAATATCGGTACAATAAACAAAGAACATAAAAAGTCGATTTATCTAGCAGCAGAAAAAGCTTCCCGATTAGAAATACCTATTGTTGTAGACCCGGTTGGGGCCGTGGCCATCAAAAGTCGACAGGACTTAGTGAAAGATTTGCTGACTAATTACAGTGTTAGCTGTATCAAAGGTAATAATGCTGAGATTAAATGTCTTGCAGGTCGTAGAACCCATGGAAAAGGAATGGACTCCCTGGACACTGGTAAGGATATTCAAATGGTCAATTCAGAGCTATCTGAAAAATACAACACAATGGTATTGTCAACTGGAAAAACAGATTTAATTACAAAAGGAAGTACAACAGTTAAAGTTAGCAATGGAACACCCTTATTAGGCAGGATTACGGGTTCAGGCTGTATGCTAGGAATATTGATAAGTGCTTTTATCGGAGTTTCAGATAATGACTTGGAAGCTGTAATAGCGGGAATTGTTTCTATGGGAATAGTTGGAGAGTTGGCTGAAGAAAGTATCTCTAGTACAACTGATCTAGGGAGTTTTAGAGTTAAGATCTTTGATTACATGGCGGCTTTAACAAGCGAAAAATTGCAAGAGAGGGGGAATGTGTCTGTATTATAAGTTATAAGTAGTTGCGCAAGTAGAAAGCCTCGACCGACGTGTATGGATGCGGTTCGACGCATTCCAAAGCTTCCTGTTTGCATCTTAGTGTATATGGGCGATCTTGAACATATGCCCCTGATACATTTTTATAATTTAGTGAGGTGATATTATGAGTTATTGTCAAACATTACGTGAATTTGGTAGTGATATATGGGACGGTTGGCATGAGCACCCTTTCATTAAAGGAATAGGTAGTGGAAATTTGGAAAGGGAAAAATTTATTTATTGGATTAAACAGGATTATTTGTATTTAAAAGACTATGCCCGAGTATTCGCTTTAGCTGGTGGTAAAGCTAGAAAATTAGACCAAATGCAGATGTTTGCCAGTTTAATGGATGGAATATTAAACACAGAAATGAAATTACACAGAGATTATTGTGCTGAATTTGGAATTGATACAGAAGAATTGGAAAACCTTAGTAAATCACCTACTTGTCAGGCCTATACGGATTTTCTGGTTAGAACATCTGCTAATGAAACAGTTGGAGTTACTGTAGCAGCGTTACTGCCGTGTTTATGGGGCTTTTATGAAATTGGAAGTAATTTAAAACAAACAGGGAATACTAGCAGTTCCAATCCTTACAGACACTGGATAGAAATGTACTCTTCTCAAGAATTTGCAGATCTAGCAAATTGGGGCAAAGACTTAATGGAATATTTTTCTGAAGAAGCTGGCCAGGAAGAATGGGAAAGTATGAAACAGGCATTTCTAATAAGCAGCAAATACGAGGCAATGTTCTGGGAAATGGCACATATCCTAGAAGAATGGAAGTTTTGAGATTTAGAGTTTTTTATTTGTATGTAATTAACCCAGGGGTAGGTATTCCCCTGGGTTTACCGTTCTTAAAAGGGGAGGTCTTACGGGGGTCGCCGAGTCGATGAGCTAATGCCATACTTAAAAGAAAATAAGGACGAATTTCTAAATAGCCTGAGAAGTGGGAGATACAAACCTCAGCCAGTCAGACGAGTAGAAATACCCAAACCTGATGGTGGGGTAAGGCTTCTTGGTGTCCCAACAGTCATGGACCGCATGGTTCAACAGGCACTAGTGCCTGTTGAACCAATATTTTCTGATAATAGCTTTGGATTTAGACCGAATCGTAACGCCCAGCAGGCGATCAAAAGGGTAAAAGAGTACTACGAACAAGGCTATAAATATGCAGTTGACATAGACCTAGCAAAATATTTTGACACTGTGAACCATGACTTGCTGATAAGTATGGTAAGGGAACAGATCAAGGAATGAAACCACCATACGACTCATACGCAAATTCCTAAAGAGTGGGGTCATGTCAAATGGGCTTTTAAATCCTACTACCAGAGGTAATCCACAAGGTGGAAACCTGTCCCCATTACTTAGTAACATTTACCTTACTAGTTTTGATCGCCTACTTGAGGTCCGAACGGTACGCTTGGTGGTGTGAGAGGTCGGTAGATAAATTAATTATCTACCTCCTTGTACAATAGAGTTAGTTAGACATGCTATTGATAGTTAAGAAATCACTGATCTTTGACAACCACATAGGGATTTTGGCTTAAGTAGCTAATATCTCTAATGAGGAAGGCTTCGATTACCTCCATGGGAAGTTAAGCTATCCCGCCGAGTAGAGTCGAGCCCCGCCCTCATAAGATTTCTCGAATGAGCACGTTGTGGATGTAGCTTGCTGTATGCCTCAAGTAACGAGAAAGGTTGAGACTTGTGAGGTGCTGGGGACTGACCCTAACAGATAGATATTGGGCTTACAATGCTCCAATTAAAGTTTTGTTCCCACACTCCAATCACATTAGAGTCGAGTCTTTTCAAGATGATATCTCTAACAACTTAATTGAATCTTTTTTTCAAATTCTTAAAAGTTGGGTTAAGCAACGTAGAGGCTTTGCCTCTTACCAGTCCGCTGACAAGCTTATCACTGTTTTTATTTTTGCTTTCAACTTTGTTAGGACAAGCAATGTTTTGAATCAGTCTACTCTTGCTCAAGTTGCGGGTATTAATTACTCTATTCGTACTAGGACTTTTTGGCTTTTACATAGTAATGCCGCATGACAGCCAAATCTTTTAAAATCTTGCGATTAAGTGAGCTTATTTTTCATAACAACTTAACAGACTCGATTTAAGAAATCATTTTAGGAGGAATTTTAGGCCTGAAATACTTAAAAAATTATGATATGATATAGGATAGATATAAAAGGAGGCGGTTTAGTTGGATCTAAATCAGTTTTTTATCCTATTAGCAATTGTAGTAGGTATTGTGATTTTTTTAAGAATCTTGAAAGCTACTTTAAAACTTATTGTAATAGTTGCTATTGTAGTTTTAATTGCAGGTTATCTTGGATTTGACTTAATGGAAGTAGGAAGGGACGTTTATGATCGAGTTGAAGATCCTATGGTTGAACTTGTTGAGGATGGAATGAATATAACTGATGACTTATTAGACAATAACAGTATAGTTGATGGACTAAGTGGTCCAATAAGTACTTTAGAAGATTTAGGTTTCGGAGTTGACGTAACTGATGAAGAAGTTGAGTTCTGGGAAGGTGACTCATTTAAAGGAAATGTTAATGTAGAAGATAGTCAGCTTTCTTTACAAGTGGA harbors:
- the thiW gene encoding energy coupling factor transporter S component ThiW; the protein is MQHTINVMAGIFLGPGPAVLTAFLVGLLRNILGIGTLLAFPGGMAGALLAGIGFKIARQRPYGAFIGEVFGTSIIGALLSVLIARFVLGHEAVIYFYVPPFAVSAIVGAFIGIGLSVVLERVPGRQIYFHD
- the thiD gene encoding bifunctional hydroxymethylpyrimidine kinase/phosphomethylpyrimidine kinase; translation: MSKTKVVMSIAGSDSGGGAGIQADLKTFQSLGVFGTTVITGVTAQNTVGVQNAVHIEPSLVAAQFESVAKDMEISAVKTGMLSNAQIVETVSDNIASFPTKPWIVIDPVLAATSVDLLLERQAVSILLEKLIPISDIITPNIPEAEILTDIKIEHSKDLQKVAYKLMETGAKSVLIKGGHSSGKATDHFFWKDEYHTFSAERVGIGSLHGTGCTLGSAICAYLSKTNDLLTSIRFAKKYVTQAINNSFIIGEGSKVLLQSLQSNNC
- the thiM gene encoding hydroxyethylthiazole kinase, which gives rise to MSSFKSNFKLGDYLTLVRQENPLVHAITNHVTINDCANITLAAGASPAMCESKEEVSDFVPFAKALYINIGTINKEHKKSIYLAAEKASRLEIPIVVDPVGAVAIKSRQDLVKDLLTNYSVSCIKGNNAEIKCLAGRRTHGKGMDSLDTGKDIQMVNSELSEKYNTMVLSTGKTDLITKGSTTVKVSNGTPLLGRITGSGCMLGILISAFIGVSDNDLEAVIAGIVSMGIVGELAEESISSTTDLGSFRVKIFDYMAALTSEKLQERGNVSVL
- the tenA gene encoding thiaminase II yields the protein MSYCQTLREFGSDIWDGWHEHPFIKGIGSGNLEREKFIYWIKQDYLYLKDYARVFALAGGKARKLDQMQMFASLMDGILNTEMKLHRDYCAEFGIDTEELENLSKSPTCQAYTDFLVRTSANETVGVTVAALLPCLWGFYEIGSNLKQTGNTSSSNPYRHWIEMYSSQEFADLANWGKDLMEYFSEEAGQEEWESMKQAFLISSKYEAMFWEMAHILEEWKF